One Arvicanthis niloticus isolate mArvNil1 chromosome 3, mArvNil1.pat.X, whole genome shotgun sequence DNA segment encodes these proteins:
- the Fzd5 gene encoding frizzled-5, with protein MARPDPSSPPSLLLLLLAQLVGRAAAASKAPVCQEITVPMCRGIGYNLTHMPNQFNHDTQDEAGLEVHQFWPLVEIHCSPDLRFFLCSMYTPICLPDYHKPLPPCRSVCERAKAGCSPLMRQYGFAWPERMSCDRLPVLGGDAEVLCMDYNRSEATTASPKSFPAKPTLPGPPGAPSSGGECPSGGPSVCTCREPFVPILKESHPLYNKVRTGQVPNCAVPCYQPSFSPDERTFATFWIGLWSVLCFISTSTTVATFLIDMERFRYPERPIIFLSACYLCVSLGFLVRLVVGHASVACSREHSHIHYETTGPALCTVVFLLVYFFGMASSIWWVILSLTWFLAAGMKWGNEAIAGYAQYFHLAAWLIPSVKSITALALSSVDGDPVAGICYVGNQNLNSLRGFVLGPLVLYLLVGTLFLLAGFVSLFRIRSVIKQGGTKTDKLEKLMIRIGIFTLLYTVPASIVVACYLYEQHYRESWEAALTCACPGPDAGQPRAKPEYWVLMLKYFMCLVVGITSGVWIWSGKTLESWRRFTSRCCCSSRRGHKSGGAMAAGDYAEASAALTGRTGPPGPAAAYHKQVSLSHV; from the coding sequence ATGGCTCGGCCCGACCCGTCCTCGCCGCCCTCGCTTCTGCTGCTGTTGCTAGCGCAGCTGGTGGGCCGGGCAGCGGCCGCCTCCAAGGCCCCGGTGTGCCAGGAAATCACGGTGCCCATGTGCCGCGGCATCGGCTACAACCTGACGCACATGCCCAACCAGTTCAACCATGACACGCAGGACGAGGCAGGCCTGGAGGTGCACCAATTCTGGCCACTGGTGGAGATCCACTGCTCACCGGACCTGCGCTTCTTCCTGTGCTCCATGTACACGCCCATCTGCTTGCCTGACTACCACAAGCCGCTACCACCGTGCCGCTCCGTGTGCGAGCGCGCCAAGGCCGGCTGCTCGCCGCTCATGCGCCAGTACGGCTTCGCCTGGCCCGAGCGCATGAGCTGCGACCGCCTCCCTGTGCTGGGGGGCGACGCCGAGGTTCTGTGCATGGATTATAACCGAAGTGAAGCCACCACTGCGTCCCCTAAGTCCTTCCCGGCCAAACCCACACTCCCAGGACCACCAGGGGCGCCATCTTCCGGGGGCGAGTGCCCCTCGGGAGGCCCATCTGTGTGCACGTGCCGCGAGCCCTTCGTGCCCATCCTGAAGGAGTCACACCCACTCTACAACAAGGTGCGCACCGGCCAAGTGCCCAACTGCGCGGTGCCCTGCTACCAGCCGTCCTTCAGCCCGGATGAGCGCACGTTCGCCACCTTCTGGATTGGCCTGTGGTCTGTGCTGTGCTTCATCTCCACGTCCACCACCGTTGCCACCTTCCTCATTGACATGGAACGATTCCGCTACCCTGAGCGCCCCATCATCTTCCTGTCTGCGTGCTACCTGTGTGTGTCACTGGGATTCTTGGTGCGCCTGGTCGTGGGCCATGCCAGCGTCGCCTGCAGCCGTGAGCACAGCCACATTCACTATGAGACTACCGGCCCTGCGCTGTGCACAGTTGTCTTCCTCCTAGTCTACTTCTTTGGCATGGCCAGCTCCATCTGGTGGGTCATCCTGTCGCTCACCTGGTTCTTGGCGGCTGGCATGAAGTGGGGCAATGAAGCCATCGCAGGCTATGCACAGTACTTCCACCTTGCTGCCTGGCTCATCCCCAGTGTCAAGTCCATTACGGCGCTGGCACTGAGCTCTGTGGACGGGGACCCAGTGGCTGGCATTTGCTATGTGGGCAACCAAAACCTGAACTCACTACGAGGCTTTGTCTTGGGCCCACTGGTGCTGTACCTGTTGGTGGGCACGCTCTTCCTTCTGGCAGGCTTCGTGTCACTTTTCCGCATCCGGAGTGTCATCAAGCAGGGTGGCACTAAGACGGACAAGCTGGAGAAGCTCATGATTCGCATCGGCATCTTCACTCTGCTCTACACGGTGCCAGCCAGCATCGTGGTGGCCTGCTACCTGTATGAGCAGCACTACCGGGAGAGCTGGGAAGCAGCCCTCACCTGCGCGTGTCCGGGACCGGACGCTGGCCAGCCACGCGCCAAACCCGAGTACTGGGTGCTCATGCTCAAGTACTTCATGTGCCTGGTGGTGGGCATCACGTCGGGAGTCTGGATCTGGTCCGGCAAGACCCTGGAGTCTTGGCGGCGCTTCACCAGCCGCTGCTGCTGCAGCTCTCGGCGGGGCCACAAGAGCGGTGGCGCTATGGCCGCAGGAGACTATGCGGAGGCCAGCGCCGCGCTCACCGGCAGGACAGGGCCTCCTGGCCCCGCCGCCGCATACCACAAGCAAGTGTCCCTGTCGCACGTATAG